A region of the Pseudomonadota bacterium genome:
CGATTTATAGGTCACCGGTGTTTCTAAAATTTCGGTAAATATCTTCATAAGATCAGGGCAATCAAGGTTTGCGGCAAAGAGATACCCCTGGGAAACGGGGAGATTTCCTGCCCGTATTGCGGCCTGAAACTCATCGGAAAGTTTTAAAAGTGAAAGCCCGTTAAACAGCGTCCTTATTGTCTTTCCTGAGATTTCTACTGTTTCTGAAAATGTTTCAGAAACTTCCTTCGACAGATAGTCGGGGGCTCGCTCGAAATTTACCAAATCACTCATTACCCCATCCACATCATACCCTTTATTGGGATGTCTTGCTTGAATAAATGACAAAATCCCTTTGGCCTGGTCTATGGGGTTGAGATCTTCCCTCTGAAGGTTTTCTGTCAGTTGATAGGCCAGTATCTCATCTTTCTGGGTGATTGTATTGACGATAAGCGCCGGGATGGATGCCAGTTCCAGCTCCTGTGCAGCCTGATAACGCCTTTCCCCGCAGAGAAGGAGATATTTGCCGTCTTTAGAAGTTACAAGGACAGGCTCAAGGACCCCCCGGTCATTGATAGATTCCATGAGCGCCTTAAGGGACTCGCTTTCCGTATCTATCCCTGAGCGAATCTGTTCTTCCACGATAATACTTTCCAGAGGCAGGTACATAAATTCATTCCTCATCCCCCTTTATTTGAATTTCGTGAAGCGTTCATCGTGAAGCGTGAAGCGTTAAAGGTCGCATTCTGTAATCAATAAAATTGCCTTGTGCG
Encoded here:
- a CDS encoding ParB/RepB/Spo0J family partition protein; the encoded protein is MRNEFMYLPLESIIVEEQIRSGIDTESESLKALMESINDRGVLEPVLVTSKDGKYLLLCGERRYQAAQELELASIPALIVNTITQKDEILAYQLTENLQREDLNPIDQAKGILSFIQARHPNKGYDVDGVMSDLVNFERAPDYLSKEVSETFSETVEISGKTIRTLFNGLSLLKLSDEFQAAIRAGNLPVSQGYLFAANLDCPDLMKIFTEILETPVTYKSLESRLTAYKKVKPDTVDTKPKSVKKQVKGLISIKTDFDKGLGTYIREDVEKYLYELQVFCDYVQQQVPKIPYGKKRPPQV